In the genome of Dermacentor andersoni chromosome 3, qqDerAnde1_hic_scaffold, whole genome shotgun sequence, one region contains:
- the LOC126545891 gene encoding uncharacterized protein — protein MRTTLIAVALAALVGVCFAGVVSYGGYGGGGYGGGGGGYGGGYGKSLPGPSFLIKSLHHVSKVSHGGPILANYDLGVSYGGGYGGGYGGGYGGYGFGGYGGYGHKG, from the exons ATGAGGACCACG CTGATTGCCGTTGCCCTTGCTGCCCTCGTCGGCGTCTGCTTCGCTGGCGTCGTCTCCTACGGCGGCTACGGAGGTGGCGGCtatggcggcggtggcggcggctacGGTGGCGGCTACGGCAAGTCCCTGCCCGGTCCTTCCTTCCTCATCAAGAGCCTTCACCACGTGAGCAAGGTCAGCCACGGAGGACCCATCCTCGCCAACTACGACCTCGGCGTCTCGTACGGCGGAGGTTACGGCGGCGGCTACGGCGGGGGATACGGTGGATATGGATTCGGCGGCTACGGAGGCTACGGACACAAGGGCTAG